aaaaaaacacgaacaAAATttgctgcttaaaaaaaaaaatgtaaaattaaaaaaaaaaagacatctttaAAATCAATCCCTGGTTGTAGACGAGTTCTCCAAAACCAGTACCTGGCACCACTCCAACAAACAAaccgggggggtggggagggggtaagAAAAGTTCGTGGATGCTGCGGGCCGCGCGTGCGCACTACTCTGCGGCCGGGGCGGGGGCGGCGTCGGCGTCCGGACTGCACTCGGCGGCCTGCGCGTCGGAAACCGCGGCCGGGCCCGAGGACGGGGCCGCGCAGGCCGCGGGCTCTTCGGccggcgccgccgccgccccctcgGGCGCCTCGGCGGCCGCCGGCTCGTCGGCCTTGTGCTCGGCGGCCTGCGGGGCGTCGTCGGCGGCCGCGGGCTCCGGGGCGGGCGCCGGCTTCTCGGGCGCCGCGGCGGGCTGCTCGGGCTCCGACGGCTCCGCGCCCCCCGGCGCGCTCTCCTCGGGCGCCGCGCTCTCGCTCTCGTCGcccggcgcggcggcggcggcggcggcggcgggggcggccgCGGCCGGCTGCTGCTCCGCGGGGCCCGAGCCCGCCTCTCCCGCCGCCGCGGCGCCCCCTGCCGCCTCGTCCTTGCCGTCGCCCGCCGCGCCCTCCGCCTCAGCGCCGTCCGCCTCCTTCTTGCTCTTCTTGAAGGAGAAGCCGCTCAGCTTGAAGGACTTCTTGAAGGAAAAgcgcttctttttttttttcggggtctCGCCGCTGGGCGAGGGCGTGGCGCCATCCTCGGCCTTGGGCGAAGACGTGGACGACGCGGCCGACGCGGCCTCGCCCTCGGCGGCGGCCGTGGCGGTGGTGGGCGAGCCGggctcggcggcggcggcggcggtggcggcggtggcggcggcgtcGCCCTCGGCCGCCGGAGCCTCCTTGTCGGCCGCGCCCGGGCCCGCGCCGGCGTCGGCGGCCGCGTCGTCTTTGTCGGGGGCCGCCGCCCCGCTCCCCGCGGCCGCGGGCTCCTCCTGCTCGGCGGCCGGCGCGCTGCCATTGGCCTGCAGCTCCTCCTTAGCGCCCGGCTCGGCGGCCGCGGGCGACGCGTCCCCGTTCACCTTCACGTGGCCGTTCTCCTGCGGGGCACAAAAGCGGGAGCGTCACGGAGCTGCTCGGCCCGGGCCGCCCCGTCCACGTCCCCATCCTCATCCCCGAGGGCCTCCCAGGACGCAGCCGGGCCGCGGACAGCGCGATCTCCCGGGAAGGCCCCGACGCCGCGCTGGGCCCACGGTCCCCTGCAAGGCCGCCGTCGGCGAACACGACTCGGCACGCCCCGGGGCCGCGCCTCGCCTTCGCCCTACACGGTGACGGCCGCTCCGATCCCCGCGCGCCAGCCCTCCCCGGGGACCGCGACGTTCGCCCCCTGCCCGCAGCCGCCAGGGGGCGCTGCGGCTCCACGGAGCCGGGGCGCGGGCGGCCGGAGGGGGCGGGGCCGCAGGGACACCCCGCCCTGCCCAGCCGGGCCCTGCCCGCAGGCCGAGGCGCCCCCGAGCCCCCATCGCGCAGACCCGGAGTCCGCAAACAAAGCTCCGGTGGCTTCGGCCTCACGGTCTGGCCCAAACCAGCAAAgctggagggggaaaaaaaaaaaaaaaaaaaaagaagccctgaTGGCTGAAGTGTCCCCTCTGCTTCCACGCCCACCTTCGCCCAGAATCCTGCAAAGCCAGGGCGCGCCCGGGCAGCTCCGGGATCATTTTTAACGGGTTCAGAATACCTCCTGGCAGAGCCGGTCTTGCCCCAGAAGGTTAGAGCGAGCGAAGCCTCCGGGCCTTTGCTCTAGGAAAAGAGGCGTGGTGGGCGCCCAGTGTTTGTGGAGCAGCCACCCACGGCCGACCTCTGAGCCCACTCAACCATGGCCCTGCTTGGGTCCCGGCTGCCTCGCGGGTGGCCGAGGCGCCACGCACACGAACAATCGACACCGAATGCAAGACCTCCTTCTTCTGGACCATTTGGAGAGGTTCTAGCCGAGGGTTCCTACCACCCCATGGGGaccatttaaaaagtcaaaagggTATGTGATTTCACAGacagctaccaaaaaaaaaaaaaagactttaggaCAGGGAAAGCCCCGTGGAAAGGTCCCGAAAGCCGCCTGTCCAGCTCCAACCAGCCTCCTTTCCAAGAACGCAGGGCATGCAGCAGCCTGGGCATACAATAAAACGCCTTCCTTGTCTGCTCCtcatccttacacacacacacacacacacacacacacacacacacgccagttCATCCAAGCTCGACAATAAATACGAGAGCCATCCAAACATCAACATGGCCCCAAACACCAATGCAACCTggctttggggtgtgtgtgtgtgggggggggtgcacctAGCTAGTCACGTTCTGCCAATTTCCAAACCACGCCATTTTAGACAATTTATCACTTCTTCCTCCCCGTCCGCTCACAGCTGGCCAGGCTTCTTGGGGCTGGGGGATGAGGAATACCGTTCCCCAGGAAAAATTGTCAGTTTGGGCTACGCTTTTGCATTAACTTTCAGACTAGAACCTGGCCCCGCTGCTCCCCACCGAGGGCGCCTGGGGAGCGACCCGAGGGAAGGGGGAAGCGTCGCGGCTGGAGGAGGCACACCCCGAGGGGACCCGGGACCACAGGTAGCTTTTACCTGCCCGTTGGCTTTGGAGGGCGACGAGGCCACGGCCGCGTCCCCGGGCCTGTCGGCTGCGGCGTCTCCCTTGGCGGCGGTCTTGGAGAACTGGGCACCCATGCTGGTTGCTTCAACAAAGACACTCCACAGAATCCGAGGGCGAAACAAAGAGCCTGCGCCGGAGCAACGACGGGGCGAGCGGCAAAGCGGCGGCCCAGCGGCGGCGGCGCTCACCggagggcgggggtggggcggCGGGACGGACGGGACCGAATAAATACACTCCGGATAAAAGAATTTTTAGTCGAAGAGATCAAAACCCAGCCGcgcaggagggagggaaaaggtggAAAAGTCGagctcaaaaaaaagaagaccaagtgtagtttaaaaaaaaaaagaagtaataaaaaaaaatcccagatttGTAGCCGCACTGTAGACAAGAGGAAAATGGAGAAATCTCCCTGGTTGCTAATAAGATGCGGGGTCCAACGCCCAAGTGCACAGATGAATGGATCGCGGCGCTGACGCGGCCCCCGCGCGCGCCGGCCAATCAGCGCGCAGCAcccggggctgggggcggggcctgcgcgcGCCGCGAACAATGGAGCCGCGCTCTGCAAGCCGTTTGAAAATCAGCCTCGCACCGAGGATCCGTggcctcccaaataaataaatcaattaaaaactcCATGCTCCTCGCCTCCCTCCGCCTGCGAGCAATAACGCATCCCTTGATTGGCTTGCTTTGTTTGGAGTTCATGCACGCGGGAGGGGGTTCCTGGAGGCTGGGGGCGGAGAAAGCGTTAACTTGACTCGCCTCGATCGACTCGGGTCGGTCCATATCCGCGTCTTGTCCCCCCCAcggctcccctccccctccttccgtgtgtttatgtgtgtgcgtgcgtgcgtgcgtgtgtgtgcaaggGGAAAGACAATGGGTAGGCTCGGTGTGTCTGCAGCGTTTTTGCTTCTCCGCGTTCCATATGGGTTTCACAGGTAGTGcgcggggtggtggtggtggtagtgtttttttttttttttttttttaatctgctgcAACTGTTAAATCGTCCCACACTGAAAGATATTTAAACCACGAAGATCGAATTTCATCCAGCGAGATGTGGAGTTGGAATTAGGTCTGTAGGCCAGATGTGGAAACGGCAAGAGCAGCGGGCAGCCAcgctccttcctttctcccacaCTGGCTGAGATACAGTCTTGTGAGATTGGCCCTTGGAGCTCATCGAAGCGCGTGACTTTGGATATTCCTAATTAGTGATTACTTTCCTTACAATGCATAGTGAGGGTCACTCACAGAAGGTCGAAACTGCCCTCATTCGATCACTGTatgaaatgacataatttcatttcgCTGTGTGGTGAGATGAGACACAGCCTCGAGTGCACGGATCCATATTTACATTGGGAGGCTGCCACTCGCGTCGACGTGTGCATCGTTTTCCATCTGGTGACAACATCGGAGGAGCTCTGTCTGAAAGTGTGTGTGCACGGCCGCGAGTGTGTCCCCCCGGAAGGGAGGCGGGCGGGCGGGTGGGCGGGCGGCTGTGATTACAGTTCTGCGGAGAAAACCGTGCGTGTTGACGGAGCAAGAAGATCCCGTCGGCTCCGAGTGTAAGCTGGGTCAGAGGACGGGATGCTAGAGCGGGGTCCACAGGACACCCCTGACTGGGCCTCTATGCCCCTTGCCACTGAGGTACCAGGCGCTGTGAGCATGTGCAAGGCATTGGTTTGACACACTGGGGAGGATGACTTGGGTGCAGCTTAGTAAGCATTCCTCTACCACCCACAGTTTCgctcatgaaagaaaaaaaaaaaaaaaacgacacaGAAAACCAAGCCATCTTTTCTCGGTTACATTTAGTGTTCGTGCAATGTGAACGAAATCTTTCCCCCATGGAGGTGAGAAGCAGTCGAGGGAAATGGTTCAAGTCTCTCGGTGCTGCGGGCACTGAATTCtcaaaaagagttttattttctgCTCGTTGTAGGGAAATAGGTCACCGTGCGTGAAAAACAGACAGTCGGTTGGAGCCAATGTAACTCTTTGTTCAAGcgctgctttgaaaaaaaaaaaaaaatcaccgaaCAGAGCCTCGTCGCTTGAAGCCGCGTCCTCTCGCTGCCCGGGTCCTCGGAGGCATTCTTCCACGCGGTGTCATCTTCCACGGGGCAGCTGGCAGGCCGTCTCCGCGGACACGCATCTGTCCAACAAACGTGGGATCACCTGCACCGGAGCCTGGCGGGCTGGATGCGACCCCCTCGGATTCGCAGAGCTCCCCACTGGAAATGCCAACTGGGCTGACGCAAGCGGCCATCCAGGAGACTCCCCAAAGCTCGGAGGGCACAGGGTGGCCCCCACCACCCCCCACAGCGTGGACCGCGGCCTGCCTCTGCGTCCCTTCCTGCTCTAAGTTGGGGTGCTTGCTAGTTCGCTTTTCGGATTTCCTCCCAGACGTTTGGGGGAGGCTTTCACGGCTCCTTTGTTAACAGGCTGCCATGTAGCTTTTCCCACTTTTCTTTCTCCAATGCCTATTTGCCTGGTATCGGCTCGTCTCCCCGGCAACGGCGGGGAAGATTCGGAGCCTGGGGCGCGGGGAGGGGTAGGGGCGGAGCCGGCTCAGAGGCTGGGGGCGGCGGGGGAGGGCCGGGGAGGGGACCGGGGAGAGACCTGGGGACGGGCTGCGGAGCAGATGGCcgcgggaggggaggggaggggaggggagaggaggacgggggagggaggggaggggaggggcgggcCCGCGTCAGGGCGCGAGGAGCCAATGGATTCCCTGGGCAGCCCGGGGGCAAGACTGCGAGTGTaaacacaggctggcctcgagctggTCGGGTTTGGGGCCCGAGGCTTGGTGAGAAAATGCATCTCCCGCCTGGCTGGAGAGCCGGTGGTCTCCAGGAGCTGGGCACGGAAggggcttggggggagggggtcctGTCCCAGCCTCGCTCCCAGAGGGGACCCACCAAGGCTGGCATCTGCGAACTGGGGGGAGGGGCGAATgtagcagaaggaggaggatgggCCAGGAAGATGGGGCTGGGGACTGGGAAAGTACTACATAATGGCAGGGACGCCAGCCAGAACGTGCGACTGGTAGGAGGTGCACTGTATTCCCTCGTAgtttgggtggggtggggggggggctctcaCTCGTGGAGTTAAGAGTTTCTAATAAAACGCCAGATAAAGCAAAACTCTGGACCTAGTGCAGATGGAAAACGTGTCTGTAACCGATTCATCAAGGGGAAGCAAGTGTTTACTCTTCATTTGTCACTCTgggcctcagcctttcaagtattgtgatttttttttttttgaagcaggatttccctttagcccaggctgacccagaactcactctgcagtccaagagtggccttgaacttacctcCTACCTCAGgattctgagtgctggggattaaagtcTTATTCTTTGCCCTGCCACCCGACAGATGCCAAGTGGTGGAactaaaaggtgtgtgccaccaatacCCAGCTTTGGGCTCTATCATAATACCTTGACAATGCTTCGAACATGTTGATAATTGGTACATGACTTTCTTTAGGAACGATTTATATTTTTTggccttaattttttctttttctttttcctggtgaggtatgcctttaatgccagtacttgggaggaagaggaaggagaattgccatgagttcgaggccaccctgagactacatagtgaattccaggtcagcctgggttagcgtgagaccctatctcaaaaataaaataaaataaaataaaaagccaagcgtggtgacaCGGGCCTGGAACCCAGCCtaggaaggtggaggcaagaagcGGGAGGATAGACCATGTTTCAAAATCAAAGACATCCAAAAAGATGGCCTTGTCTATCTAGCTCCCACTACCAAGCACCTCCGAAGAGCAgagtttttaaggtttttttctttttcttttcacttttgaaaCTAGCTCTtactgttctcaaactcacagcactgccccctccctccccccctccccgtgCATGAGTCTTTTCTTATAACGTTTATCATTTTTCAACCCTACGAAACTACAAACCATCCTACAAGAACAGATAGATCTCACTGTGCTAAACCCACCTCTCAAAGGTTCTGTCACATCCAGCATGGCAGGCTGTGGCTGATGTCCAACACCTGAGCTGTAGATACACTCATTCAAGGAATAACGAAGCCACAGCAGCTGGCTGGTTGCGTAGCAGTGGGTACCTCACAA
The nucleotide sequence above comes from Jaculus jaculus isolate mJacJac1 chromosome 7, mJacJac1.mat.Y.cur, whole genome shotgun sequence. Encoded proteins:
- the Marcks gene encoding myristoylated alanine-rich C-kinase substrate; protein product: MGAQFSKTAAKGDAAADRPGDAAVASSPSKANGQENGHVKVNGDASPAAAEPGAKEELQANGSAPAAEQEEPAAAGSGAAAPDKDDAAADAGAGPGAADKEAPAAEGDAAATAATAAAAAEPGSPTTATAAAEGEAASAASSTSSPKAEDGATPSPSGETPKKKKKRFSFKKSFKLSGFSFKKSKKEADGAEAEGAAGDGKDEAAGGAAAAGEAGSGPAEQQPAAAAPAAAAAAAAPGDESESAAPEESAPGGAEPSEPEQPAAAPEKPAPAPEPAAADDAPQAAEHKADEPAAAEAPEGAAAAPAEEPAACAAPSSGPAAVSDAQAAECSPDADAAPAPAAE